From a region of the Bermanella marisrubri genome:
- the dnaG gene encoding DNA primase, with translation MAGLIPQSFIDDLLHRVNIVDVVDSRIKLKKAGKNHSACCPFHNEKTPSFTVSSDKQFYYCFGCGAKGNAVGFVMEYDNVDFPQAVEMLADSVGMEVPREEVSPQQAKKQEERTNLYELMGSANEFYQRQLRYHDAKQAAVDYLKNRGLSGKAAKFFNIGFAPPGWQNLQDSLANDDESLAAMVTAGLTIKNDQGRHYDRFRNRIIFPIRDVRGRTIGFGARTLGDDKPKYLNSPETPIFNKGQELYGLYECRQIRQPLKRFLIVEGYMDVVALHEFGIHYAVATLGTATSDTHLQKLFKIAPEIVFCFDGDEAGRRAAKRGLELVLPIIEDGQQIRFMFLPEGEDPDSLVRKEGKDGFELRMQDADGLSEFLLQTLKDDIDDPASLEGRARLAKLAAPLIKNIPGIALRSLFWQDLKEHTHIDVDELKQLAESEAKPELAPAPNPMVQSSAASHHHEHYESSYSSYDEEMGESREQPIQSTTSGSQEPRLIRQAIAILLHAPQALETFGDTGFLQEFQGPNTQLLQQMITALRQSPRQDLLGVLSLLNKEVDAEAYRQFKELAEYHNKQEGHLSQQQVAMDCLVQLRLKAAKNIKARMIKKAAQFGGMRQLPEQDMQLYQWAAAIVELDLLQAKLTKAGGKFETLTPQEQEKYRQLTGQS, from the coding sequence GTGGCAGGCTTGATACCTCAAAGCTTCATTGATGATCTATTGCATCGCGTGAATATCGTGGATGTCGTAGATAGCCGCATAAAACTTAAGAAAGCAGGCAAAAATCACAGCGCTTGCTGCCCCTTCCATAACGAAAAAACCCCTAGTTTTACCGTCAGCTCAGATAAACAGTTTTATTATTGTTTCGGCTGCGGCGCCAAAGGCAATGCCGTGGGCTTTGTTATGGAATACGATAATGTGGATTTCCCGCAAGCGGTAGAAATGCTCGCCGACAGCGTGGGCATGGAAGTACCGCGAGAAGAAGTATCACCACAGCAAGCAAAGAAACAAGAAGAGCGCACCAATTTATACGAACTCATGGGCAGCGCTAACGAATTTTACCAACGCCAATTGCGCTATCACGATGCCAAACAAGCAGCCGTTGATTATCTCAAAAACCGCGGATTATCCGGTAAGGCCGCTAAATTCTTTAATATTGGCTTTGCCCCGCCAGGCTGGCAGAATCTGCAAGACTCATTAGCCAACGATGACGAAAGCTTAGCCGCCATGGTGACCGCTGGTTTGACGATTAAGAATGATCAAGGTCGCCATTATGATCGCTTTCGCAACCGTATTATTTTTCCTATTCGCGACGTGCGTGGCCGCACCATTGGCTTTGGCGCGCGTACCCTTGGGGACGATAAACCTAAATATTTAAACAGCCCAGAAACGCCTATCTTCAACAAAGGCCAAGAGCTATACGGACTTTATGAATGTCGCCAAATTCGCCAACCACTAAAACGCTTTTTGATTGTTGAAGGCTATATGGATGTGGTGGCCTTGCACGAGTTTGGTATTCACTATGCGGTGGCCACACTAGGCACGGCCACCAGTGATACACACCTGCAAAAACTATTTAAGATCGCCCCAGAAATTGTATTTTGTTTTGATGGGGACGAAGCTGGTCGTCGTGCCGCCAAACGCGGTTTAGAGCTGGTTTTGCCCATCATCGAAGACGGCCAACAAATTCGCTTTATGTTCTTACCCGAAGGGGAAGACCCAGATTCATTAGTGCGTAAAGAAGGCAAAGACGGCTTTGAATTGCGCATGCAAGACGCCGATGGCTTGAGCGAATTTTTACTGCAAACTCTAAAAGATGACATTGATGATCCTGCCAGTCTTGAAGGCCGCGCACGCTTAGCAAAATTGGCAGCACCACTGATTAAAAACATTCCCGGCATCGCCTTGCGCAGCCTGTTTTGGCAAGATTTGAAAGAACATACCCACATAGATGTGGACGAACTCAAGCAGTTGGCAGAAAGCGAAGCCAAACCAGAATTAGCGCCTGCCCCCAACCCCATGGTGCAGTCATCGGCCGCAAGCCATCATCACGAGCACTACGAATCCTCGTACTCAAGCTATGACGAAGAAATGGGCGAGAGCCGCGAGCAACCGATACAAAGCACCACATCAGGCAGCCAAGAACCGCGCTTAATTCGTCAAGCCATCGCGATTCTATTGCACGCTCCGCAAGCATTAGAAACGTTTGGCGATACTGGCTTTTTGCAAGAGTTCCAAGGCCCCAATACACAGCTATTGCAGCAAATGATCACGGCCTTGCGACAAAGCCCAAGACAAGATCTATTGGGTGTATTGAGCTTGCTCAATAAAGAAGTAGACGCCGAGGCCTACCGACAATTCAAAGAACTGGCGGAATACCACAACAAACAAGAGGGTCACTTGAGTCAGCAGCAAGTGGCCATGGACTGTTTAGTCCAACTACGATTAAAAGCCGCGAAAAACATAAAGGCACGCATGATCAAAAAAGCAGCTCAATTTGGCGGGATGCGGCAACTCCCCGAGCAAGACATGCAACTTTATCAATGGGCCGCTGCCATAGTGGAATTAGACTTATTGCAAGCTAAGCTCACTAAAGCAGGTGGTAAATTTGAGACACTGACTCCGCAAGAGCAGGAAAAGTACCGGCAACTGACCGGACAATCATAG
- a CDS encoding GatB/YqeY domain-containing protein codes for MSNGLVEELKAAVKDAMRAKDKPRLQTLRTIQAELKRVEVDERIELDDARVLVILDKMTKQRRDSIKQYEEAGRDELAEVEQYEISVIQDFLPEALTEQELAAIVDKAVADSDAAGMQDMGKVMALVKPQVQGRADMGIVSKLVKEKLA; via the coding sequence ATGAGCAACGGATTGGTTGAAGAATTAAAAGCAGCGGTTAAAGATGCAATGCGTGCGAAAGATAAACCTCGCCTGCAGACCCTGCGTACCATCCAAGCTGAGCTCAAGCGTGTTGAAGTTGACGAACGCATCGAACTGGATGATGCGCGCGTACTTGTCATTCTCGATAAAATGACAAAGCAACGTCGTGACTCTATCAAGCAGTATGAAGAAGCAGGCCGCGACGAGCTTGCTGAAGTAGAGCAGTATGAAATCAGTGTCATCCAGGACTTCTTGCCAGAAGCCCTAACTGAGCAAGAGCTAGCGGCCATTGTGGATAAAGCAGTGGCCGATAGCGATGCTGCCGGTATGCAGGATATGGGCAAGGTCATGGCATTGGTTAAACCACAAGTGCAAGGTCGTGCCGATATGGGCATTGTTAGCAAACTTGTGAAAGAAAAACTGGCTTAA
- the rpsU gene encoding 30S ribosomal protein S21, translating into MPQVKVKENEPFDVALRRFKRSCEKAGVLSEVRRREQFEKPTAERKRKKAAAVKRHQKKVMREQRKMTRLY; encoded by the coding sequence ATGCCACAAGTTAAAGTTAAAGAAAACGAGCCATTTGACGTAGCACTACGTCGTTTCAAGCGTTCTTGCGAAAAAGCAGGCGTATTGTCTGAAGTACGTCGTCGCGAACAGTTTGAAAAGCCAACTGCTGAGCGTAAGCGTAAAAAAGCAGCTGCAGTTAAGCGTCACCAGAAGAAAGTAATGCGTGAACAGCGCAAGATGACTCGCCTTTACTAA
- the tsaD gene encoding tRNA (adenosine(37)-N6)-threonylcarbamoyltransferase complex transferase subunit TsaD, which yields MRVLAIESSCDETGIAIYDSEQGLLSHALYSQIEMHAIYGGVVPELASRDHIRKAIPLIKQVMAEANTTSDDLDGIAYTSGPGLAGALLVGACLARSLAWSWDIPALAVHHMEGHLLAPLLEDPAPEFPFVALLVSGGHTQLVDVQGIGQYEVLGESIDDAAGEAFDKTAKMMDLPYPGGPHISKLAEKGTEGRFKFPRPMTDRPGLDFSFSGLKTFARNTITQCREESGLTEQDKADIALAFEQAAVDTLVIKCRRALKETGRKRLVIAGGVSANRYLRERLQQELKKLDGEVFYPRPEFCTDNGAMIAYAGCQRLMAGQRDGEEIVVHPRWPMDELSAV from the coding sequence ATGCGGGTTTTAGCCATAGAAAGCAGTTGTGATGAAACAGGCATCGCGATTTACGACAGTGAGCAGGGATTATTGTCCCACGCGTTGTACAGTCAGATTGAAATGCACGCTATTTATGGCGGTGTCGTGCCAGAATTGGCCAGTCGTGATCATATTCGTAAGGCTATTCCTTTAATCAAACAAGTTATGGCGGAAGCCAATACCACTTCTGACGATTTAGACGGTATTGCTTATACGTCAGGCCCTGGCTTGGCTGGAGCGCTGTTAGTGGGCGCTTGCTTGGCTCGCTCGTTGGCCTGGAGCTGGGATATTCCGGCACTTGCGGTACACCATATGGAAGGTCATTTATTAGCACCGTTATTAGAAGACCCGGCCCCCGAGTTTCCATTTGTGGCGTTGCTGGTCAGTGGCGGGCACACACAATTGGTGGATGTACAGGGTATTGGTCAATACGAAGTATTAGGTGAAAGCATCGATGATGCCGCTGGTGAAGCCTTTGATAAAACCGCCAAAATGATGGACTTGCCGTATCCTGGTGGCCCGCATATTTCGAAATTAGCAGAAAAAGGCACGGAAGGGCGCTTTAAATTCCCGCGTCCAATGACGGATCGGCCCGGTTTGGACTTTTCATTCAGTGGTTTGAAAACCTTTGCGCGTAATACTATTACTCAATGCCGCGAAGAAAGTGGTTTAACCGAGCAAGATAAAGCGGATATTGCGCTGGCGTTTGAGCAAGCCGCAGTGGATACCCTAGTGATTAAATGCCGCCGTGCATTAAAAGAAACCGGTCGTAAGCGTCTAGTCATCGCCGGTGGTGTGAGTGCCAATCGCTATTTACGTGAGCGTTTACAGCAAGAATTAAAGAAACTGGATGGGGAAGTGTTTTATCCGCGTCCAGAGTTTTGTACCGATAATGGAGCGATGATTGCCTATGCCGGTTGTCAGCGCTTAATGGCAGGGCAGAGAGATGGGGAGGAGATAGTTGTGCATCCCCGCTGGCCCATGGATGAGCTTTCGGCTGTTTAA
- the folB gene encoding dihydroneopterin aldolase, with protein sequence MDKVFINQLTIETIIGIYDWEREIKQRVVLDLEMAWDNKPAAQSENIELALNYKAVCDRLQDFIGNNGFLLVETMAEAVAQLLMHEFNVGWLRLKVTKPDAIPQAHGVGVEIERNEKDKLAADAYLNTYTAKPEVLAAKK encoded by the coding sequence ATGGATAAAGTCTTTATCAATCAGCTGACCATCGAGACTATCATTGGTATCTACGATTGGGAGCGTGAAATTAAGCAGCGTGTTGTGTTGGACTTGGAAATGGCTTGGGATAATAAGCCAGCCGCGCAGTCCGAGAATATTGAGCTAGCGCTGAATTACAAAGCGGTGTGTGACCGCTTGCAAGATTTCATTGGCAATAATGGCTTCCTTTTAGTGGAAACCATGGCGGAGGCAGTGGCACAATTGCTCATGCATGAATTCAATGTGGGATGGTTGCGCCTAAAGGTGACCAAGCCCGATGCTATTCCGCAGGCCCATGGCGTGGGTGTGGAAATCGAGCGAAATGAAAAGGATAAATTAGCGGCGGACGCTTATTTAAATACATACACGGCGAAGCCAGAGGTTTTGGCCGCTAAAAAGTAA
- the folK gene encoding 2-amino-4-hydroxy-6-hydroxymethyldihydropteridine diphosphokinase gives MAVVYVSIGSNIDREKNIKGCLQSLAQTFGGLTLSPIYESEAVGFDGDNFYNLVAKFDTDLSVGELNQALKEIEDEYGRDRSGPRFSGRTLDIDILTYDDLVGTFDGVELPRDEITKNAFVLLPMVDLAPDEKHPELDVTYARLWFFYDKEKQNLWQVEL, from the coding sequence GTGGCAGTAGTTTATGTCAGCATTGGTAGTAATATCGATCGCGAAAAAAATATCAAAGGGTGTTTACAGTCTCTGGCGCAAACCTTTGGCGGTCTAACCTTGTCTCCGATTTATGAAAGTGAAGCGGTCGGTTTTGATGGGGATAACTTTTACAATTTGGTAGCCAAGTTTGATACAGATCTGTCTGTAGGTGAATTGAATCAAGCGTTAAAAGAAATCGAAGATGAGTACGGTCGTGATCGCTCAGGCCCGCGCTTTAGTGGTCGTACTCTGGATATAGATATTCTAACTTACGATGATTTAGTAGGCACGTTTGATGGTGTAGAGCTGCCTCGCGATGAGATTACTAAAAACGCGTTTGTGCTTTTGCCTATGGTGGACTTAGCGCCTGATGAAAAACACCCTGAGCTCGATGTCACGTATGCGCGCTTGTGGTTTTTCTATGACAAAGAAAAACAAAATCTGTGGCAAGTTGAGCTCTAG
- a CDS encoding pteridine reductase, whose protein sequence is MSKQFALITGGAHRIGAATAQTLHQAGYDILLHYGKSEEAAKTLQARLNEERSNSCHVYSAQLNMGSLPELITWVNSITDELAVLVNNASAFYPTPWESASPEQWQQLMTVNLQVPFFLTQALLPNLKRAKGNIINLIDIHAERSLEEHPIYSATKAALKSLTLSLAKDMGNKVRANGVSPGAILWPEKDDVSDAVKEEILNKVPMQRLGDVRNIAQTILFLCENDYINGQIINVDGGRTVHS, encoded by the coding sequence ATGAGTAAACAATTTGCTTTGATTACAGGTGGTGCCCATCGCATTGGTGCCGCCACAGCGCAAACATTGCATCAAGCCGGCTATGATATTCTTTTGCACTATGGCAAAAGCGAAGAGGCCGCAAAAACATTACAAGCACGTTTAAACGAAGAACGGTCCAATTCTTGTCATGTTTATAGCGCACAGCTGAACATGGGAAGCTTGCCTGAGTTAATTACTTGGGTTAATAGCATCACCGATGAGCTCGCGGTGTTAGTTAACAATGCGTCTGCATTTTATCCGACGCCATGGGAATCGGCTTCTCCAGAACAATGGCAACAGCTCATGACCGTTAATCTGCAGGTTCCGTTCTTTTTAACGCAAGCTCTACTACCAAACCTAAAGCGCGCGAAAGGTAATATCATTAACTTAATTGATATTCATGCTGAGCGCAGCTTAGAGGAGCATCCGATTTACAGCGCCACTAAAGCGGCTTTAAAAAGTTTGACCCTGTCTTTAGCAAAAGACATGGGCAATAAAGTGCGGGCTAACGGCGTAAGTCCAGGAGCTATTCTGTGGCCCGAAAAAGATGACGTGAGTGATGCGGTAAAAGAAGAGATTCTAAATAAGGTGCCCATGCAGCGTTTGGGTGACGTTCGCAATATTGCTCAAACCATCTTGTTCTTATGTGAGAACGATTACATTAATGGACAAATTATCAATGTGGATGGTGGGCGAACGGTACATTCTTAA
- a CDS encoding multifunctional CCA addition/repair protein → MKTYLVGGAVRDQLLNIAIKDRDWVVVGSTPEDMQGKGYKQVGADFPVFLHPKTQEEYALARTERKSGKGYQGFTVDFTSDVTLEEDLIRRDLTINAMAQDESGEIIDPFNGRLDIKDKVLRHVSPAFSEDPLRVLRVARFAARFHHLGFTVADETLSLMTELSDSGELATLTAERVWVETQRALSEKSPWIYFQVLKDCHALKACFKELDDLFGVPQPEKHHPEIDTGLHSLMVLEQASLLSTDTEVRFAALVHDLGKGKTPKEEWPRHIGHEKKGLKPIKALCDRLRVPNKHKELALKASEFHTHVHRAFELKPSTVFKVFKQTDALRKPERFEQLLLVCKADSRGRTSFENVPYKQMDYLDYLLRCVQQVDTKTIASSGLKGPEIGAAIEAAYVEAIQQGQKNKSDYECLNE, encoded by the coding sequence ATGAAAACCTATCTCGTAGGCGGTGCCGTTCGCGATCAGCTTCTCAACATTGCTATAAAAGATCGAGACTGGGTCGTGGTGGGCAGTACGCCGGAAGACATGCAAGGCAAAGGCTACAAACAAGTAGGAGCAGATTTTCCTGTATTTTTGCATCCTAAAACACAAGAAGAATACGCCCTAGCCCGCACAGAGCGAAAGTCAGGCAAGGGCTATCAAGGTTTTACTGTTGATTTCACATCCGATGTAACACTAGAAGAAGATCTCATTCGTCGTGACCTCACTATCAATGCCATGGCACAAGACGAATCAGGCGAAATCATTGACCCATTCAATGGTCGGCTAGATATAAAAGATAAAGTTTTACGCCATGTAAGCCCAGCGTTTTCAGAAGATCCTTTGCGCGTCTTACGAGTTGCACGTTTTGCGGCTCGTTTTCATCATTTAGGTTTTACCGTCGCAGATGAAACACTATCGCTCATGACCGAACTGAGTGATAGCGGTGAGCTAGCTACTCTCACTGCCGAGCGAGTTTGGGTTGAAACACAACGAGCATTGAGTGAAAAAAGCCCTTGGATTTATTTTCAAGTACTAAAAGATTGCCACGCACTTAAGGCCTGCTTTAAAGAGTTGGATGATTTATTTGGTGTACCTCAACCCGAAAAACACCATCCAGAAATTGATACCGGCTTACATAGCCTCATGGTCCTAGAACAAGCCAGCTTACTTTCTACAGATACAGAAGTACGCTTTGCTGCTCTCGTTCACGACTTGGGTAAAGGCAAAACACCTAAAGAGGAATGGCCCCGTCATATTGGTCACGAGAAAAAAGGATTGAAACCCATCAAGGCGCTGTGCGATCGATTACGCGTACCCAATAAACATAAAGAACTAGCATTAAAAGCCAGCGAGTTTCATACCCACGTGCATCGTGCATTTGAATTAAAGCCCAGCACGGTATTTAAGGTATTCAAGCAAACCGATGCTTTGAGAAAACCAGAGCGATTTGAGCAGTTATTACTCGTATGCAAGGCTGACTCTCGTGGCAGAACCAGTTTTGAAAATGTGCCGTACAAGCAGATGGATTACCTTGATTATCTCTTGCGGTGTGTACAACAGGTCGATACGAAAACGATCGCCTCTTCTGGCTTAAAAGGCCCTGAAATAGGGGCAGCCATTGAGGCGGCTTACGTAGAAGCCATTCAGCAAGGGCAAAAAAACAAATCGGATTATGAGTGCTTAAATGAGTAA
- the traF gene encoding conjugal transfer protein TraF, with the protein MPLHTDKIQWIPTLSTMLVIMANISKGTTMHLPNKKLLLGAAISLATLQAQAVPFMPTDARAMGMGGTGVSSAEVASTVQFNPALLSLTRDDDHFGLKIPQISIVVADDDGFIDEVEDFDEESELDNSGLSNVDLLSNVLDESTGPLGLEKLNQALTDLETAVLPAQYEAAETKLEESVNYLDTRLFSKNPNIDPELVVYSEAVANDLDDLNNKALRMNFGANMALAIPSKKFSLALSAGGQGTFSGRVLVSSDDSDILRRYPDATSKYLTAVANLQSTLKDFNDGVGGVSAQDVADAEEAVSDFAYGGPNRPADEGDTIIFENGDLAEGADDGSLNSQVEMVGVAIADLGLTASRVFNIKGHDIAFGVTPKLQKVTVFDYLYDLDGEDENGNEVEFDGDTITENSEEYTEINVDLGAAYQFGAEKQFQAGLVVKNLLGKEFESPRYVESNGTAGTIVEVSPQVRAGISHKTSWTKVAFDLDLMENDPVAFEDPTQYASIGAELNVWRTLQLRAGYRANLAGSDQDVVTAGLGISPLAVHLDIGLMANASDPEKEAGIALEFGVEF; encoded by the coding sequence ATGCCATTACATACTGACAAGATTCAGTGGATTCCTACGTTATCCACTATGCTAGTAATAATGGCCAATATTTCTAAGGGAACCACTATGCATCTACCTAACAAAAAATTACTCCTCGGTGCCGCCATTTCGCTTGCTACGCTCCAAGCTCAAGCCGTACCATTTATGCCAACCGATGCCCGCGCCATGGGTATGGGTGGAACCGGTGTATCTTCGGCAGAAGTTGCAAGTACGGTTCAGTTTAACCCTGCATTGCTATCTCTTACCCGTGATGATGATCACTTTGGCCTAAAGATTCCTCAAATCAGCATCGTCGTTGCCGATGATGATGGCTTTATTGACGAGGTTGAAGATTTTGATGAAGAGAGTGAGTTAGATAATAGTGGCTTGTCTAATGTGGACTTACTGTCAAACGTTCTTGATGAGTCTACAGGGCCACTTGGCCTAGAGAAACTAAATCAAGCATTAACAGATCTTGAAACTGCTGTGCTACCTGCTCAGTATGAAGCCGCAGAAACCAAACTTGAAGAATCTGTAAATTATCTAGATACGCGTTTATTTAGTAAAAATCCTAATATTGACCCCGAGCTTGTTGTTTACTCTGAAGCTGTCGCAAACGATCTTGATGATTTAAACAATAAAGCTCTACGAATGAATTTTGGCGCCAATATGGCCCTCGCTATTCCTAGCAAAAAGTTTTCACTAGCACTAAGCGCAGGAGGCCAAGGCACCTTTTCTGGACGAGTACTGGTCAGTTCTGATGACAGCGATATCTTACGTCGTTACCCCGACGCAACATCAAAATACTTAACAGCAGTTGCAAATCTACAGAGTACATTGAAAGACTTTAACGATGGAGTAGGCGGTGTATCGGCTCAAGACGTAGCAGATGCTGAAGAGGCAGTGAGTGATTTCGCTTACGGTGGACCTAATAGACCCGCCGACGAAGGCGACACCATTATTTTTGAAAACGGTGATCTTGCTGAAGGTGCCGATGATGGTTCACTAAACTCTCAAGTTGAAATGGTGGGTGTGGCCATCGCTGACCTAGGTTTAACCGCCTCTCGCGTTTTCAATATCAAAGGCCATGACATCGCATTCGGTGTAACACCTAAACTACAAAAAGTAACTGTATTCGATTACCTATACGACTTAGATGGTGAAGATGAAAACGGTAATGAAGTAGAATTTGACGGAGATACCATCACAGAAAATTCAGAAGAATACACGGAAATCAACGTCGACTTAGGTGCGGCATATCAGTTTGGTGCTGAGAAGCAATTCCAAGCAGGCCTCGTAGTGAAAAACCTACTGGGCAAAGAATTCGAAAGCCCACGTTATGTAGAGAGCAATGGCACAGCTGGCACCATCGTTGAAGTTAGCCCTCAGGTTCGCGCTGGTATCAGCCACAAAACTAGCTGGACCAAAGTCGCATTTGATTTAGATCTAATGGAAAACGATCCAGTCGCTTTCGAAGATCCTACTCAGTATGCCTCTATCGGTGCTGAGCTAAACGTTTGGCGCACACTTCAACTACGTGCAGGTTACCGAGCGAACCTAGCGGGTAGTGATCAAGATGTCGTAACAGCTGGTCTAGGTATTTCACCTCTTGCTGTTCACTTAGACATCGGCTTGATGGCCAACGCAAGTGACCCTGAAAAAGAAGCTGGTATCGCACTTGAGTTTGGCGTTGAATTCTAA
- a CDS encoding DMT family transporter produces the protein MLPVIAVYAAVVLIWSTTPLAIRLSVDSVDFVQGSALRMWISLALCLLLLPLFRLKLSFNKLAMQRYMASALGICFAMLCVYWSAQTLPSGLIAVLWGLTPILVSLQSRCLIAGTRLDGLRLLSMAIAVLGLYVIFAQQIALSPTMAVALAVLLLAVNFHSLSAVLLQKLQLKQQSSEDERMHPLVQTTGGLLVSAPIYAIVWLLMSGPLPEVMSWTSIGAIAYLSIIGSAVGFIGYFYLLTKMSAADASLITLMTPVIALFLGTSIANETLSDRTLMGAGIILFALFIYHLKNIRLVLVRLAQKD, from the coding sequence TTGTTACCTGTCATCGCTGTTTATGCGGCTGTCGTACTTATTTGGTCGACGACTCCGCTTGCTATTCGTTTAAGTGTTGATTCAGTGGATTTTGTTCAAGGGTCCGCATTGCGTATGTGGATTAGTCTGGCTTTATGTTTACTGTTGCTACCTTTATTTCGGTTAAAGCTCAGCTTTAACAAATTGGCCATGCAACGCTATATGGCAAGCGCCTTGGGCATCTGTTTTGCGATGCTATGCGTTTATTGGTCAGCACAAACTTTGCCAAGCGGATTGATTGCAGTGCTTTGGGGGCTTACGCCCATTTTAGTGAGTTTACAATCTCGCTGCTTGATTGCAGGTACAAGGCTCGATGGCTTGCGTTTGCTGTCCATGGCCATAGCCGTTCTGGGTTTGTATGTGATCTTCGCGCAGCAAATTGCATTGTCGCCTACCATGGCAGTGGCCCTTGCTGTGTTGTTGTTGGCTGTGAATTTTCATAGCTTGAGTGCAGTGTTATTGCAAAAGCTGCAACTGAAGCAGCAAAGTAGTGAGGATGAGCGCATGCACCCCTTGGTACAGACAACTGGTGGGTTGCTGGTGTCAGCACCCATTTATGCCATAGTATGGCTGTTAATGAGTGGGCCTCTGCCGGAGGTCATGTCATGGACCAGTATCGGTGCCATCGCTTATTTGAGTATCATTGGCTCTGCGGTCGGCTTCATTGGATATTTCTATCTGTTGACCAAGATGTCCGCAGCCGATGCGTCTTTGATTACATTAATGACGCCTGTCATAGCCCTGTTTTTGGGGACGTCTATTGCAAATGAAACACTCTCTGATCGCACTTTGATGGGTGCAGGCATTATTCTATTTGCTCTCTTTATTTATCACTTGAAAAATATCCGACTTGTGCTTGTTCGCTTGGCGCAAAAGGACTGA
- a CDS encoding LPP20 family lipoprotein: MKFGIKVVTIAIMLSLTAGCSTISNMFGFGDEEEEKVSDVQHSESMLKPVQTNVDPVAPLILRVVGYGAINPRAKNMSDVQKRLMAIRASRLDAYRSMAERVYGTKLTGSSTVRDLVVKNDNFRTYVDTFIHGARVVSSDVMEDGSVETVLEMVIDAGFRNCLVTENSMRFNSDCRSKVMQNGSNSMRTSRYQNINRIQSQSAIPETNHYFVD, translated from the coding sequence ATGAAGTTTGGGATTAAGGTGGTCACCATAGCCATCATGCTCAGTCTCACCGCCGGGTGCAGCACTATCAGTAACATGTTCGGCTTTGGAGATGAGGAAGAAGAAAAGGTCTCCGATGTGCAGCACAGCGAAAGTATGCTCAAGCCGGTGCAAACCAATGTGGATCCAGTTGCCCCCTTAATTTTGCGCGTCGTAGGTTACGGTGCTATCAACCCGCGAGCAAAGAATATGAGTGATGTGCAAAAGCGTTTGATGGCTATTCGTGCAAGCCGGCTAGACGCCTACCGATCGATGGCCGAAAGAGTTTATGGTACAAAACTCACCGGTAGCTCTACTGTGCGAGACCTTGTCGTTAAAAACGATAATTTTAGAACATACGTCGATACCTTTATTCATGGTGCTCGCGTGGTGTCTAGCGATGTGATGGAAGATGGCAGCGTAGAAACTGTTTTGGAAATGGTGATTGATGCTGGTTTCCGTAACTGCCTTGTTACTGAAAATAGCATGCGCTTTAACTCGGATTGCCGCAGTAAGGTCATGCAAAACGGTTCTAACTCGATGCGCACTAGCCGTTATCAAAATATCAATCGTATCCAAAGTCAGTCTGCGATTCCTGAAACCAATCATTATTTTGTCGATTAA